CCTGCGCGAGCGCAAGGTGCTGGCCATGCTGCTGCTGGGTTTCAGCTCCGGCCTGCCGATCTACCTGGTGGGCAACACGCTCGGCTTCTGGATGCGCAAGGAAGGCATCGAGCTGGACACCATCGGCTTCCTGTCGTGGGTGGGCCTGGCCTATTCGATGAAGTTCCTGTGGGCGCCGATCGTGGACAAGGTCGACGCCCCGCTGCTGGGCCGCTTCGGCCGCCGCCGCGGCTGGATGCTGCTGTCCCAGGCGGTGGTGGCCGCCGCCCTGATCGGCATGGCCGTGGTCCATCCCAAGGGTGGCCAGATCCTGATTCTGGGCATCGCCTGGGAACACATGCTGGTGTTCGGGATCATGGCCACCGTGGTGGCCTTCGCTTCGGCCACACAGGACATCGTCATCGACGCCTGGCGCATTGAAAGTGCCGACAACAGCGAACAGCTGGGCCTGCTCACCTCCACCGCCGCGCTCGGCTACCGCACCGCGCTGCTGGTGACCGATGCGCTGATCCTGCTGATCGCCGCCCGCGTGGGCTGGCAGATGTCCTACGAAATCATGGCCGGCCTGATGGCCTTGGGCGTGGTGGCGGTGGTGATGGCGCGCGAACCGGTGCGCGCGCAGATCGCCGTGCAGACCCAGGCGGCCCCGCTGTGGACCCCGCGCGGGTTGTTCGATGCACTGGTCGGGCCGTTCATTGCCTTCGTCCGCGAACACCGCAGCGGCGCCATCCTGATCCTGCTGGCCATCAGCGTGTACCGCATGGCCGATTTCATCATGGGCCCGATGGCCAACCCGTTCTACGTCGACCTTGGCCTGACCGAAGAGACGGTGGGCGCGGTGCGCAGCTCGGTCGGCCTGATCGCCACCTTTGTCGGTATTGCCGCCGCCGGACTGGTCTCGGTGCGCTGGGGCGTGCTGGCCACCCTTCTGGTGGGCGCCGTGCTGGGCCCGGCCTCGAACCTGGCGTTTGCCTGGCTGGCCTACGTCGGGCCGGACCCGACCAGCTTCGCCATCGCCATGGCCATCGACAACCTCTCGGGCGGGTTTGCCGGCACCGCGCTGATCGCCTACATGTCCAGCCTCACCAGCATCGGCTACACCGCCACCCAGTACGCCCTGCTCAGCTCGTTCTATGCCATGCCCGGCAAGGCGCTGAAGGGTCTCTCAGGCTGGGCGGTGCAGTCGTTGGCCCAGGGCCGCACCCTGCTGGAAGGCTACGCGCTCTTCTTCGTCGGCACCGCGCTGATCGCCATCCCGGTGGTGATCCTGTGCGCCCTGCTG
This is a stretch of genomic DNA from Stenotrophomonas rhizophila. It encodes these proteins:
- a CDS encoding AmpG family muropeptide MFS transporter translates to MSEAAAKPRRPWQRVLANLRERKVLAMLLLGFSSGLPIYLVGNTLGFWMRKEGIELDTIGFLSWVGLAYSMKFLWAPIVDKVDAPLLGRFGRRRGWMLLSQAVVAAALIGMAVVHPKGGQILILGIAWEHMLVFGIMATVVAFASATQDIVIDAWRIESADNSEQLGLLTSTAALGYRTALLVTDALILLIAARVGWQMSYEIMAGLMALGVVAVVMAREPVRAQIAVQTQAAPLWTPRGLFDALVGPFIAFVREHRSGAILILLAISVYRMADFIMGPMANPFYVDLGLTEETVGAVRSSVGLIATFVGIAAAGLVSVRWGVLATLLVGAVLGPASNLAFAWLAYVGPDPTSFAIAMAIDNLSGGFAGTALIAYMSSLTSIGYTATQYALLSSFYAMPGKALKGLSGWAVQSLAQGRTLLEGYALFFVGTALIAIPVVILCALLIVQQRRHLRAAS